Genomic segment of Drosophila takahashii strain IR98-3 E-12201 chromosome X, DtakHiC1v2, whole genome shotgun sequence:
GGCAACTTTTAAAAGGTATGTATAGTTGATCGAATATCGTCGGCACTTTGTACTTCGATTTCTTGTAGACTTTGTTCAAGATCCGTTGGATATTTTACTAAGAATAACAGGATCTTAAAAGGGATATTTACTTTGATCTAGTTTCGGTATGAGCTTTTAATAGTTTAGTGCGATAACCGGTTGTAATGACCGGTTAAACTAAAAAACCTTATAAAGAGATCGTGATGGTTTTGATGAATTTTCTACTGTCTTTGTTCAAAATTGAACTAGTGTCAACAACTGATTTCTTCTACTTTCTGTGTTAGGGCGCACAAAAGATATACAATatacgaaacaaaaaaatgtcggGTCTTCGGGGAAACGCCAAATGTCAAAGTTGTAATTAAGATTTTTGTCTGCGGCTTTCGagctctgtttttttttttttcgcttgaGGTCCGGCCATCGGGGTTGTCATCTTCGGACCATTGGAGGCCCCCCTCAAGTCCCCTGCCCCTGAAAAATCTACTGCTTATTATAATGTACTACTATTAACAGCAACTACAACAGCAATTATAGCCGCCGGATTGCTCACATCTCGGCATCTTCCATCATCCATCTCGTCTCTTAACTCTTAGCTCGTAGCTCCCAACTACCAACTCCCCAAAACCCCAACTACTCTCTGAATTCTTCGGTCTTGTCTCCTCTTGGGTTGTCTTGTCTTTTCTTGGGGACGACTTTCAACATTTTGCTGCCACTACCACTGCCACTGCCGATAATCAAAAAAACGTTTCGTCCGAGAGCCATCAAAAGTTGTGATTGGTTTTTTACCCCCTCCGTCACCACTTTTTTCCCCTTTGGTGGCTTAAGACATTTTAAGCGtttgacaaaaataattaCCCATGTACATGCATACTCACCTCGATCTGTCGACCGAATGCACTGCGAGAAAAGCAATTTGCTTTTGACTTGGACCCGCATTTTCCAACTACGCAGGTGTAGCCCCCATAAATCGGCTAAAAGTTGGCcaagtttctattattacTACATTTTTAGTTATAAACATCGAGTAGAATCTTGGATAATCATGTTCGAAACACCATTTTAGGTGTCTACTATTCGTAGTCACAATTTGATTGATTCCTAGTACTTGACAATTGAGTTTTATAGTGTTTTTTTCgcgttttattttgcttttcttGCCGTGTACATACACTCATTTTAATGCTATTGTTGTCATCGTTACTAATGAGCCCCATAAAAAGCGACCATCTCCTGGCTTTCTGCATCTGTATTCGGTAGTATCTGTGAGCCATGGTCGTCGTAtgtggttttcggttttcagttTGGCATTGGGCAAAAGGCGAATGCGAATGTGTGTTCGACTTTTGAGATCGAATCCAGATAGCCAGCCACGACATCGCACACACGATCGTCTgaaaatcatcatcatcgtccgCATCTCACCGCAATTGTCCCCAGTTTGTGACGCCCCTGGGTTTGGTTTgcttttcttatatattttttttttttttttttgctctttttATACTACCACTGCTCACAATTACGGTAGCGAACGGAgcccacaataaaaatctagCTCTTTTGCttcgggtttgggtttgggttagCCAGCTTTAAACTCGGACTGATCGAATCCGAAGTCTCGAAGTCCGACACTGATCGCCGCATGTTGTCGTCGCCGTCGACGTTGTCAGAGGCGATTTTAATGGCCAGAAGAACCGAAAAAGCTGTAAAAGATTTCGCTCAAGTAAATGAGGCAATGTGCACTTACACTGTACAGTCCGGCCTGCCTAAGGCGAACTTTGGGCGATAGTAGCGGAATTTGGGgtatataatttaatgatCTCTTTCTTTTACATCAAATTCCCCATAATAATCAAATgggatttctttatttttgaccATATCATATTATAGACGTTCTACTGTTTTATTTGCCGTCATCAAAGATAGGCCGATATCGGTGTCACCGATATATGACTGAGTTATTTCGGTATATCGCTggcatgtgtgtatgtgtttaGGCAATAAATCTGGATGGATTTGCACAAAGTTGGCTAAGCTCCTTGGTTTACTTTCACTTGAATGTAAAATTGCCCATTTGTTAATACACCTGAGATGTGTATTGGCTTACATTCTCTTTACTTGCTCCATACTCTTTAAACGTAGAGATACAGAGTGTATTCTTAAAGGTTTTCCTTTTGAGGAATGGGAATGGTCCTTCGGACGCAGTGACAACGCTGTAATCGTTGTAATCCACTGATTAATTGAGCCCTCGAATAAACTTTCTCCCTTTGAATTCCCCCGAATGACCGCCTTGACTTTTCGCACTCTAATTGCGCATCGATGTGGGATGTGGGTTGTGCGAAGTTTGCCCTGCTGACTCTCTGCGATAAGGTTGAGATTTCGTTTCCAATTCCGAATAGTTGCGCAATCGGTTTTGCCCGAGTTCGAGTCCAGCCACCCTGGCATTTACTTGGCAATAGTTTTTTGATTAGGACTGACCGACCAACCGACCGAGCGACCGATTCAATGACTTCCTGATTGACACTCTTTGATTGACACTTCTAACGATACGTTTTTCTGCTTCTGTTTTTCGCTTTGCAGGTTCACCAGCTACAACACAGATCCACCACAGACTACAGACGACACATCATGGAGCACATAATGAATCCGTTCATGTCACCGGCTTATCTGCTGGGCCATGGCCCACATCATCCCCACCACTCCCATTCCCATGGGCCACAACAACAGTCGTCACAGTCCCAGCAATCGAATACCAATGGCAATGCCTCCTCGCCGGCCAGTTCACCAGGCGGTTCTAGTGGCTCTGGATCCGGTGGTTCTTCGGGTTCATCCTTGAAGCCACGTCGCTGGGGCTCGCCGCCCATCAATCTGGCTGGGCAGTTTATCAATCCGGCGACGGGCAAGAAGCGCGTTCAGTGCTCCATTTGCTTCAAGACCTTCTGCGACAAGGGCGCCCTCAAGATTCACTTTTCTGCCGTTCATTTGCGAGAGATGCACAAGTGCACCGTGGAGGGTTGCAATATGGTGTTCAGTTCGCGACGCTCGAGGAATCGTCATAGTGCCAATCCGAATCCCAAGCTCCATTCGCCGCACATTCGTCGCAAGATTTCGCCGCATGACGGGCGGACGGCCCAGCAGTTTCCCGTCTTCTCACCGAactcggcggcggcggcagcagcggtcGCTGTGGCGGGACGACTTCCGGTTGCCTTTCCGGGTTTGctgccaccaccgccgccgcatcatcatcatccggGGCATCATCATGGTCACCATCCGTATGTAATGTTCGGCGGTCATCATGGCCTGGGCGGTCTGCTCTCCTCCACCTCCGCCTCCAACTCGTCGTCCTGCCAGGATACGGACTCGGGATCGGTGGACAATGAGGATGACTTTGTGTATGTGGACATGCAGGCCAATAGCTCTAGTCCGGCGGCCTCCAGTGATCAGGAGGATCAGGTTGAGGAGGATCAGGTTGAAGAGGATCTGCTTGAGGAGGAGGAAGATCATCAGCTGGCCGAGGATCAGGACGAGGAAATGCACTGCAGCTTGAGCCTGGCCAGCAGTAGTAGCATCCACAATGCCGCCGAGGATGAGGAGCGAGCCGATCAGCCACTGGACTTTAGCCTGCACAAGCGACGCAAGTCGGAAGAGCTGGAACAGGAGGTTgaaaaggagcaggagcaggatgtGGAGTCGGACAAGGAGCAGGAACAGGATCAGGAACTGGAGCTGGAGAAGCGCACGCCCAGTGATGCCTTCTCCATGGATCAGCTGCTGGGCAAGCGGAAGCGTCACGACAGCAACGCCTCCAGTTCCGCCGGCTCCACGGTTGCTGCCTCCCCTTCTACCACCGCCGCCTCATCCACCTCCTCTACCTCCATCGCTCCAGCGACGAGCATCAAAATGGAACTGGACCTGGactgcaccaccaccaccaccgagAGCCACCGTCGGCAACAGCAACCAATGCTACCTCTGCCCGTTTTGGATCTCGAGGAGCGGCACCATCTGCGCCTGCTGCAGACCCAAATGTTCGCAGCCGCAGCCGCCGCGGCGGCACCAGCCTTCCTTCCACCAGCGGGTGGATCCCCCATCGATCTGGCCAAGGACTCGCCGCCCATGTGGAGTCTCCTCTCGGAGATGTATCGCTCCATGCTGCTAAAGacgcagcaccagcagcagcagcaacagtacAGCAGCCACCACcagcagctgcaacagcagGCGCATCAtcatctgcagcagcaacagcaagagcagcagcagcagcagcactatCATCATCTGAACCAACTGACCCACCACCTGAACCACCTGAACCACCAGGAGCAGGCACTGAACCACCTCAATCTGAGCCAGCAGCCGCAACAACAGTCGCCGGCGGCCACAAATGCGCCGATTTCGGTCTAAATTGTGGATAAGATGATCTAGAATCTAGATGATTTGCTTCTAAACTGTGGATTAGATGATCTAGCATCTAGAATCTAGCATCTAGGGTCTAGCATCTAGATGTTTTCCTTagtcaaatttgtttttcttttttttttttcgtattttaagATGGGGTTCTGGGGAAGGTAGTCGTGGTTGGGTGGTAGTGGGG
This window contains:
- the disco gene encoding protein disconnected; this translates as MEHIMNPFMSPAYLLGHGPHHPHHSHSHGPQQQSSQSQQSNTNGNASSPASSPGGSSGSGSGGSSGSSLKPRRWGSPPINLAGQFINPATGKKRVQCSICFKTFCDKGALKIHFSAVHLREMHKCTVEGCNMVFSSRRSRNRHSANPNPKLHSPHIRRKISPHDGRTAQQFPVFSPNSAAAAAAVAVAGRLPVAFPGLLPPPPPHHHHPGHHHGHHPYVMFGGHHGLGGLLSSTSASNSSSCQDTDSGSVDNEDDFVYVDMQANSSSPAASSDQEDQVEEDQVEEDLLEEEEDHQLAEDQDEEMHCSLSLASSSSIHNAAEDEERADQPLDFSLHKRRKSEELEQEVEKEQEQDVESDKEQEQDQELELEKRTPSDAFSMDQLLGKRKRHDSNASSSAGSTVAASPSTTAASSTSSTSIAPATSIKMELDLDCTTTTTESHRRQQQPMLPLPVLDLEERHHLRLLQTQMFAAAAAAAAPAFLPPAGGSPIDLAKDSPPMWSLLSEMYRSMLLKTQHQQQQQQYSSHHQQLQQQAHHHLQQQQQEQQQQQHYHHLNQLTHHLNHLNHQEQALNHLNLSQQPQQQSPAATNAPISV